From Mastacembelus armatus chromosome 9, fMasArm1.2, whole genome shotgun sequence:
GGAGAGcgtgtgttttttgttcttttacgCTCTCCGAAACAGCGTATGCATGTGTTCGTGTGCAGTGTGTGCTGTAAATCTTGCAGTCATTAGCAGATTCCAATGAAATCTTAGAGCTCCAGCTGTTCCTGCTCAGCTCTGGCTGTTCTGCCTGGTCACTGCCCActcatacacagacagacacgtGCACAGAGTAATCTATTGCCTGGCTAGTTTGTATAAATATACAGTGATTTAAGTTACAAGAACTTAATGTGGCTCATCTATGCACATGCAATATACACAGTTTTGTGTGCAATAAGCTGTATACACCATAACAGAACTctgttttaagttttttatataaatacaaaacataaattatgcACCTTTTATTATCCAATAAGGAGCTTACTTTAACAGGGCAAAGCTACAAAAATTGTCCAACATTTTTGCTAATGGACCATTTATGCATTCATGCACAGCACAAAGCAAGCTGgcctacacacacattcacacacacactgatcacaGAGTACATTGGGGTGTGCTGTTTACTCTGTGGTTGTGTTTCTTGCTGATGGGTCATGGGTAATGCTGGGTCattagtgtgtctgtgcataccTGCCtgcctgtaggtgtgtgtgtgcttatgggagtgtgtgtgttttgtgtggtttGGTCGCTCTGTCCATTACTGCTGGCACTAAAATTTCTGCAGCTTGTTTACTAACTGCCTGTGTTACTGTGATTATCACCATATTACAGAGCTCGCATTCATACAGAGAATGACTAGCTAATGTCTACAGCTTTGGTTCGTAAAAAATTTGAGAACACATCGACTGACTTGACTACTCTTCTTAAATTGCATTCTAGACCAAAGTCATTTGCTAATGACTAATGTGTGTCCTAAAACTATATATTCCTCATTTCACATGATATCCTGTGTCACTATAAATGTGTCAGAACACAATCAGAAACATTACATTTCGTTTGTCGTTATTTGTCAGTATATTTCTgaactataaatataaatatatattgtgtCATTCAATTTCCTTGTGtgatttgttgtaaaaacaAGATCTGGGAGTATATTTTTCAAAGCATGTTGGCTCAACACTGCAGCCGCCCATAAGGGGACGTGGTGTGGAAAACAAGTTCACTGTTGTCTGGTGCTGTATATTTCGATGGATATTTTCAGCGTTAGCTCAGCCCCTGGCATAAAACCACGAGGAGGAATGAGAAGAAGGGATGAGAAGAAGGTTGAAtctgaggatgatgatgatgatgatgaagaagataGATAGAGTAGAgtaggaagagaagagaagagataagaGTGGGGCGGTTTGTTTTAAACTAATAAAAGGTATCCTGCATTATTAATGTCTCTTTTGTTACatagaataataaataatgtgattACAGTTATGTTTATCCTATTATTAGGTCAGTAAATAGTGAAACGCCCTACAAATCTGGGTTTTTGATTGAGTTTTTGAATGaatagtaaaataatatatttattatttaataggCAAACGTAAGTCGTTTGTGAAGTTAATTTggtaaataatataaatattgttgattcttatattttatatctgtAGGACTATTGGCTATAGaaaataagcattttaaaagtgtaattttattttctgtaaattgtGATGGGCATTTCTTAtggttttctttaattttgaagttttaattattattttatgcagGAAATAAGCCAACTGATTTTTAAGATTTCAAGATTTTTACACGGCTCAATGAGTGGATCTTTGTTCTGTGCAGCATATGGTAAATGAAGCAAGTCTCTCTACTGTGGGCATTGAGTAGTCAAATCAGATGGAACAATATTATCCTTGAACACCAGGCATGCTTAACACAACATTGTTTATGACGACTGTTATCCAATGTGGTCCAGTGTGCTGTggttttgatgtattttttatttttcccttctCCTTCACCAGTTAAATGAACTGTCTCAATTCTGGGATGTCCTGATTTAGAAATTAGGCACATTTTGAGGTTCTGGCCTTTTGGATTAATAAATTTCTGGGATTCTTCTTCTCTACTGTATGCCTCTTGGTTGTTCCTGATGGACCTTATTATTTTAATCAACACTCAATCAGGGTAGCCAAAACTTTCAATATACGGTATTTGCACTTTCTTTTCtaatttagttttaataaaccaaagcttttttttataGTTGTTAGAGggaataaaatcaaatcaaaattaaatCTGGTCATCTTTCAAAATCCATGTTTCAATCCTCTGTAATGTAGTCTAGAAAGACAGCTCTTCATCTTTGTGATTTTCCCATGTAAATTTGATGTTGTCACTGAAGGCTTACACGTCATTGAcctcttttgtgttctccctctTTCATCCTGtccatcttttcctccctctcattCTGCCACCCTCCCTCGTTCCCTCCTTTCCAGTGCCCAGGCCTTACAGACCATGTTCCAGCTGATGACTCCCAAGCAGATGTTTGAGCACTTTCGAGGCTACGAGGAGGTTTCGCACATCAACTGGAACGAAGAAAAGGCTGCAGCTATACTGGAAGCCTGGCAGAGGAGATACTCTGAGGTAAGGGCCAAAGACCTTGAGAATTAGACAGACAGATCCTGAAAAGAGGACAAGGaaagggaaaaaggaaaagaaatctAACCTTAATCCTCTACAACTACATTGTAAATCACCAGCCGGATACAGGTGAACATGGAAAGGCCTCATCCAAAGCCTGGGCCCCTGATAAATACTAGAACCACTGTTGGTGTGTGGTAAAAGGCTAAAGCTTTCCCCCCACTGCTCAGTAGAGAAGAGCAGTAGAGCAACAGGGAGAGCATGTCTGGAATACATTAAGGagctctctctcttctcttttgtgCGCTTGCTCTCACTCACTTTTTCATGTattcatgcacaaacacacatgcaaacacactcaaaagttcacagacacacacaatctctTTCCCAGCTGTGGCCCCATTGGTGGCTTATGTGTGACATCATCTGGTCTTTGTTTTGGGGGCCTCAAACTCTGTTCGGCATGGTGTGAccttgtgtgcgtgtgtgtgtgtgaatatataaGTGCATGTGTATCTCATTTGTCTTGGGGCCCAGGAGCCACTGATAAAAATACAGGTTTATTCAAATacaggttgtttttttgtttgttttgtttttatcattgtcaaacataaacaaaagataCAAATAGTGctactgtgtgtctgttgtgtgtatCATGCATTTAATGTGTATTATAGGCGTGACTACAGTAGTATGTGCCTGCATCTCGGTATGTGCTTGACACATGTGTGAGCGTGTGATCTAGTGCGTGTTTCTTAGTGCATGTCAGCCAGCATTGCTCCCCACTGAGCAGTAACTGCAGTTCAATGTTGAAGACATCTGTCTGCCCTGAGatagtgagagagggagaggatggATCATGGTACAATCTGCAGATTCTCTCAGATACCTCCTACGACAGAGGCAGAGCGCATTACTAAGGGCTGtggtctgtctttgtgtgtattaCATGTTATTTATGAAACCAGCTTGAGAACAGACTTGGAAGCACAGTTTGACTGTCATGTGAGATGCAACATATTGAATCAGACAACAGCACACACATGTAAGGGTTGATTACACAAATAGAAGTTAATACTTGTGTATTTGAAGTAAATACTTGTATTTGGATATTCTACTAAAAATCAGTTGTGTATTTAAAAACTGGTGCTAATTTGTGCTGGTACAGTAAATAAAGAATGTGGTAGGGAAGGGAAATTTTTATTTGCCTCAGAGACCTGcaataatttagttttaaaaaaccCTCTcatatagagaaaaaagcagtaGCTCATCAAAAATCAAGTATATAACCAGAAAAACAAGGAGTTGAGTGGTAATGAACTTAAACAtgcactgagctgcagctgctgctgcactggtgGAGAGTAACTGCTCCCAGAAATGTACatatctgtgctgtgttttattaggGAGTCTCtccaactttgttttttttttttttttaaatgtaattccaGATCCTTTTTGTTACCTTCAAAGTTTAAGGCTCTGAACATCTCTATACATAATTATTTAAACAGTAGTAGacacagtaaatgttttgaatgtttctatttattttagcattactatgttttgtattattttccAATTGCTTTGTTGAGTCCAAATTGCAAAACTGGTCCTATCACACATTGTATCTATGGGGCACTCTTAGTCGCTCAGTGTTTGACTATTTAATGtgcaatcaaaacaaaactaaatatataaCTGCTATGTTTGTCTCATTATCAGATCTAGTTATCTTCGGTATTCATTGCTCCCTTCTCTATAATAACTGCTAATGtacctttgtgtttctgtttctgctctctcTAGGCGGTGCTGCAGAGTGTGACTGTAAATTCATCTCAGAAGGTCTTGTCATTCACCACCACCACTCTGGAAGATATCCTGAAGTCTTTTTCTGACATTAGTGTCATCCGCGTTGCCAGTGGATACCTGCTGATGGTGAGAACAGAGGCAGGATGAAGGGAAAATAGTCTAAAAGGGGGGGGGTACCTTTTGTGAATCGCTTTGAGTGACCAAAGTGTAGGACTGAAGTAATCAAATAACAGAGGAAGGAAGATGATGAATGATTGACTTGTGCTGACAATAGCTTGATTAATAAATGGATTACTTGTtgcttgttgctgtttttgccCAGCTGGCCTATGCGTGTCTGACCATGCTGCGTTGGGACTGTGCCAAGTCTCAGGGGGCTGTAGGACTGGCAGGTGTCCTGCTGGTGACACTGTCTGTGGCAGCTGGCCTGGGCCTCTGTTCTCTCTTGGGAATCTCCTTCAATGCTGCCACCACACAGGTAACGCACACACTTGCCTCTGGAGAGCCAGACTGAACCACCAGTAAAGACTTGATAATTGATTCTCAGAGAAGGCACGAAAAATTGAGCCAATAATTTCAAGAGTCTGTCAGACAATCACATTACTTTaagttaatcttttttttttttttgcaggactGTATGTTGTAGTTATTATTTAAACTACCGTATACTGTATGTTAGGTAGGAATCTGGTTTATAATATGGCCTTGTTTTTCTTGTGGTATTTTAATCAGAAATGATCTGATAAATAAACAAGAATCCTGTTGGACATTCAATGCCAGGTTTGATACTGTTATTTCTTTCAGCACTAAAAAGTACTGAAATTTAGCACGCCTCCCCAATTCCTACCACTGTCAGCATTTGACACCCCTTAATTATTGGTTTGGAAATATTGTCAGTGGTGATGTATGAATTAGCTGCTCTGTGTTTAGTTTCAACCCCTCACAGCAAAATAATTCTCTGGAAATGGTTAAAAAGGACTGAAAGAGCCATTCAGGCTGTGAAGTTAatgaagtctgtgtgtgtgtctgtctctgtgtgtgtgtgtgtgtgtgtgtctgtgcgtgcgtgtgcgtgtgcgtgtgtgtgtgtgtgtgtgtgtgtgtgtgtgtgtgtgtgtgtgtgtgtgtgtgtgtgtgtgtgtgcgtgcgtgcgtgtgcgtgtgtgtgtgtgtgtgggagctgCAGGTGCTACCCTTCTTGGCTCTGGGAGTTGGGGTGGATGATGTCTTCCTCCTCGCTCATGCCTTCAGTGAGACCGGACAGAACAAGAGGATCCCATTTGAGGTAAGCAGTAACACCCACACTCAACCCATTGCTACCCCTCCGCGGTCTTATCTCCTCCAGAGAGGAATGTGTGAAAGCCTGTCTGCGCCTGTGATGTAGCATCAAACAAGACATGTGCCACACACTCAGCCTGCTTTTCCATCCAAGGCTCGTTATTTAATGTTCTTCTTTTTTGGAAACAGAATGGCAGCCACTGCAGTCTAATAGATAatgctttctgtgtttgtgctcgACTTATCTCACTTTTTATAAGTGGATGATTATAGAGTTGCATGTATTGTTAGACTTAACTTACACACCTGGATGGATATTAAGTCACTGGACTAAATAAATGCTGATAAGTGGATCTGAAATACATGTTAGATGTAttttaacacaataaaagaaagTATTTTATACGTTAATAGTGATCAAATTGTGAAATGTGCAAGAAAACATTCTTCACACATAGACAAAGGCACATACAgatgaaacacaacaaacagaaaacagcagtttaCAACCTTATAAACAAAGTGTAgatttttgcagtttcatgtggacgtgtgtgtgtgtgtttttttttttattttatttttttgttatttttatttttttttggttgtgcGGGATAACCTTTCATCTCTAGACGGGGAAAACACAGGCAtgtatttgcttgtttttgttttcccctgCTTCCCTCCCCTTGCCTCTATGCCTCCCTCATCCCCCAGCTTCCTTTGTGTGGCTGAGATGAAAACTAAACAGAGCTGAACCTGATCTCTCCTGTCTgacacacgcgcgcgcgcgcacacacacacacacacacacacacaaagatgcgCATGCCTGCGAACACTTCTTGTGTGGTCCTGCACGTCCTCAAATCTTCACACAATTGCCGCCAAACCTTCCAGAGATGCGTGCATTCTTATCACtgctctttgtgtttatttacaagAACAAATAGTAAAAAAGCAGTAATTTTACTTGAAATTGGCTTATTGGAGAAGGCAGCAGCTCAGTTTGCTCTTTCTGCTTTACTCCTCTACTCTTTAAACCAAAGTAGACAGGAGTAGGTGGATTATCTAAACACTTCAGGACTTCAAGAAACTTTGCAATCACTGTCACTCACATCACTGTTatgataattatatataatCTCAAGCGTTGCAATTTTACCTTTGGCTAAAATCTGATCAAAAGAGTTGAATTTCATTACCTGTGGTTTTGTCTacctctttgtctgtctctgtcaggaCCGTACAGGGGAGTGTTTGAAGAGGACAGGGGCCAGCGTGGCTCTCACCTCCATCAGTAATGTCACAGCATTCTTCATGGCAGCACTCATCCCCATCCCAGCACTCAGGGCCTTTTCTCTGCAGGTATGGCCAATAACcagcgtgtttgtgtgtgtgtatgtgtgtgtgtgaaagagagagaaggagagagattTCAGTCATGTGGGACCTCTCTTTTACTAATAGTCATGTTCAAGTCCTCACTGGCTCCAGATTTCTCCAGACCatagttttattgatttcattcGTCAAacttaaagtgtgtgtgtgcgtgcgtgtgtgtgagtgcgagtttgaggaggagtgtgtgttttgttaaatcCATCCagccctctccctccctctttgaGGCTCTTTAGTGGTGGGCCAGTGTCTGTCCAGATTGTGGCTGACGTCCATGTAACTGAATCCTTcaacgtatgtgtgtgtgtgtgtgtgtgtgtgtgtgtgtgtgtgtgtgtgtgtgtgtgtgtgtgtgtgtgtgtgtgtgtgtgtacttgcagAGCCGCATGgtaatgtgtatgtgttactGTGGAGAGTTGTAGTATGTGTGTGGGAAGTTTGAAGAGCAGTGGTctagctgtttttgtgtgtgtgtgtgtgtgtgtctggggtgAGGGGATCCAGAGGGGAGTTCTGACTTCTCATCTCAACATCTGCCAGTAATTATAAACATCACCAGAACAGTGAAAAGtgggacagagagagatgtgtgGCTGTGACTAAATGCCTCAAGTGAGgtgaatttttaatttatacaacttataaatgtatatatatatttttttgatttaTATAAATGCTTACTAAATTACTAAATACTGTAAAGATAAAATAAGGTAGGACTAAACTACGAGTCCTGTATTTAGATTGAGTCGTAGCAGCACTAATAGACATACAAGGGCAGAAAAAGAAAGTAGCACATAAATTCAAAAACTAACTGGGGTTGGCCACAACAGGTTTGACGGACATATCATTTTGGTGATTGGGTCAGTGTTGGGTGTAGAATACAGATCTTTGGTTGCtgcaacaaaaataaagataaaatagaCATAGGTCTAGGTTCAATTGGTTGTATGAAGATAAATCTTAAAATTGCATGATTTTGACTGATAGTGTTGTCATATTTTATGGGCTGTCTTTTCTGTTTAGCTGATTTCCTTCTGGGGAAAACATTAAATGTCAGGTATCagcagttaaaatgaaaaaaatgtccgTTACAAACATATTGGTCTAATAAACAATACACAATTAAAACAACAGATTATTTCATCACTTTAAAAGAATTATTAATTTGCAGTTATGAAAGTAAGATATAAATGTGCAATTCCTCCATGTATTCAgccatctctctcttttctttatGTGTCTTATTCACTTCATTCCATCAGTACAAGCAACTAAAAAAAGGAATTTAACCAGataacaacatgaaaacacacacaggaacacacacattcatgtgtgGAGGACAGATGTGCTGATAAATCTCCCCACTCTGGGGTCAGCTAACGGTtgctgtatacagtatgtgtgtgtctttgtgtgtgaatgcagtCATACTATATCGGTCTGGACTTCAGTGGTCCAGTTGGGAATTAATTGTTCTACTttgcttacattttttttttctaactccattctcacattaTTTCTCGTCTTTTTGCCTGAGTAGTATGCTGAGGAATGAGGGAGGGTGaggatgtgtgagtgtgtgtggctggTTGGTGTTGAGGTGTGGTTTAAGTAGGAGTCTGTACAGTTTTTTAAGCTGGCAgtagatgtttgtgtgtgtgtgtgtgtgtgtgtgtgtgtgtgtgtgtgtgtgtgtgtgtgtgtgtgtgcatatttttgtgAGAGTATGTAAGGGATGTGTGTTGTCTGTACAGCCGCAGCGCCTGCTCATCACCTCAGGTCCCACGGGCTTCTGGCTCCTTGGGTGgtctggcacacacacaggattgtgtgtatgcgtgtgtctctgtgtgcgaGTGTGTAGGTGTAGTGGTCTGGCAACTATGCAAGCTCCAGATTGTACTCTGGGCAGGGCCCCAACCCCAACCCTCACCCTCTGCTCCAGTGCACCACCTTCAAATATTTAACCACAACACTGTACTGGCTTCTATTTtccacacacgcgcacacacacacacacaccttgctttttcttttttctttttctctgactgTTTTTGTCTTGAAAACAGTTGAAAATGGGTTTTCCATGACGCCAGCTTATTCAAATTGTTATTTTAAGGTATCCCAGTGTCTTGTGGTAGGAGATGAGCCAGTAGAACTTCCTCACAATCATTTGGCAATTGGAGACGTAGGCATGGGTGGGgatacagaaatatttattgAGGAATACCTTtcatcacatttttatctgGAAAAAATACcctccattttttattttttaattttcagtctTATGTATCCAACTTTTTGATGCTCAAGTTTCTTCAGGTAATATCCCATCCGAGCTTTGTACCTGGAGTATCATCTACTATGTCACTTCCATCATTATCActgataaaagataaaaactttaaagtaaaaccaatggtttctctgtttttcacagGCTGCAGTGGTTGTGGTGTTTAACTTTGCCATGGTCCTGCTCATCTTCCCTGCCATCCTCAGTATGGACCTTTACCGACGAGAAGACAGAcgttttgacattttctgctgtttctacaGGTGTGCAGACGAAAACAAGTTCTTTCATTTCTGATGAAAGTTATCACTTTCCTCTTCAGTCAttctttcatttatgttttcctCTGATCTCTGATCTAACAATAAATAACTAACACAGTTATCTTTGAAATGTCTTCATCTTAATCCTCCTCCCACCTAATTCAAAACCTAATTACAGCTTAagttgtctgtttctgtctggcTGCTTGGTTGTTTGaatgtctgtttatctgtcacagtttttattaaaatgggTGCTAGTTTGGGCTTGCTCATTGGCAGAGGGATtgtacagatacacacacactattgaATTTCTTTATTGGGTCTTAGCTCTATATTTCATCCTGttggcagagaaaaaaatattcacaacaTAGGACTAAGATTTTTGACAGATTTAATGCAGTTCATCTTGAATACTTTCATTAATCATCTTTTAATAATTCATGATTTCTTCAAGGAACCACAAGAAAAAGATTATCATAAAAGTTTGAGAACATCTCATGATGGATGTATTAAGATGTCCCCTTTTTAGTCTGTTCATATGTTTGATTTTACAGTTTTCCATGGTCTGATTGTATGTACCCTCTGTCTATCTCTTTAGCCCTTGTGCCAATCGTGTGATCCAGATTGAGCCTCAGGCGTACTTGGATGGGATAGATGGGAGTCGTTACAGCCCACCTCCATCCTACcgcacctctcctcctccctcctatTGCACGCCTCCCCCAAGCTACAGCAACCCCCCTCCCTCCTACAGTAGCCATTGCTTTGCTCAGCAGACCCAAATAACCATGCAGTCCACAGTGCAGCTCAGGACAGAGTATGATCCCCGAACTCAGGCTTTCTACACAACAGCTGAGCCCAGATCCCAGATTTCTGTGCAGCCCATCAACCCAGCTCCAAGTAGGAGCAACCCTAACAACGACTGTTACAGCAGCAACCCCAGTgccagcaggagcagcagcagcagcaatcaCGGCAatctcaacaacaacaactgtgGTAGCCAAAGTAATGGGGGATCTCGAGGTTCTGCTACCTTCTCCCATCATCATTCTGCACCTCCTCCTGTTGTACAGACTTCAAGTGTTAGCTCAGTTCCTCCGGGTGATGCAGCCTCATCGACTGGCCAAAGCCCAGAGAACAGCTCCACACGGGATCTGTTGTCCCACTTTGGAGAAGCCTCTCTGGGCCTGCGGTGCCTCGAACCCCCCTGCACTCGCTGGACCTTGGCATCTTTTGCTGAGAAACACTATGCTCCGTTCCTTTTGCAACCCACCACCAAGGTGattttagtttctgtgtgtctgtaaaaaAAGTGACATAGAAGAAGACATAGGCATAACTTTCCTGTGAGGTAGGAGTGTGCGATGACTCACTGTGGTGATAAATTGAATGGGAGGGTTAGTCACCAGAATGAATACAATAGTAAGATGAAATCGCGGGGGGTTCATGTCCAATATGAGTCActcacaagcacaaacacacagagtcagacCTTTAGTGGGTGGTCTGTGCTCTCAAAGTCTTTAGAACTGAAATCATCTGGTGGCCTGTACTTGAGATTATTAGAAAATCTTGGCCTTTTCATCACACTGTCAAATTTTTCTCCCTATTACCATAGTGCTTCATGCACTCTGATGCCTTAATCCAGTGCTTCTCTTATTGAACAATGACTtcaaagaattttttttttttttaaccacctgGGTCTTATTTtctctattattttttttggatAACTGACTACTCATGTTTCTTTGTCTACCAGGGTTACTGTTGTAGTTAACTGCCATCActcatgttactgcagtaactcAAGCTgcatcttcctctttctgtttccagCTGGTTGTGATTGTGCTGTTTCTCTGCCTGCTGGGAGTCAGTCTGTATGGGACCACCCAGGTGAGGGATGGCCTAGAGCTAACGGACATCGTGCCCAGAGAGACCAGCGAGTATGACTTCATTGGTGCCCAGTTCAAGTTCTTCTCCTTCTACAACATGTATGTGGTGACACAGCGAGCTGATTATGCTCAGAACCAGCCTCTGCTGCACCAGCTCCACCAGAGGTTCCACACCGTTCGCTATGTGCTGAAGGAGGACAATGGACAGCTGCCTCGCATGTGGCTTCAATACTTCAGGGACTGGCTGCAAGGTAAAATTAAGCTTGATATATGATTAGTACCCCAGCCAGATCCAAAATGGATTGGGTCACATCCCCTTTGTGACCTTTTTGACAATAAAGTAGGTCAAATGTAGCAGTGTGATTCAGAGTAAGTTTTAGATTGCTTAACTATTACTCTAATACCAATGTCACAGATGATTTGATTATTAATAACATCACTATTCTGGATAGTTCAGGCATGGTAATAATTTATATTCTCATGAAAcagtcttttcttctgttttgacaTGAATCTGCAGGAAACAAGATGTTGGGCAGGAGTACAGAAATAGGTGGGATTGCAAAATGGACACTGACAGTAGCTGATTAAAATCACTTGTGTCTTCCACAAGTGGGGTTGATGGAAAAGGACAAAGTGGGAAGCCATATTTATACCATGCTTGTAGGCAATACTTTGGAACAtttggaagtaaaaaaaaaagttgaagtGAGCAATTCAGACAGACACTCAGATACTCTCATACAACTCCTATGAGTACTGCTATGCATGCTTTTGACCTTTTTTctttatgaaaatgtattacTCAAAAATCTTAAATAATAAACCACaccttttaattattttgtataaTGGCAGGATTCTCTCTGGGACAGGGTGCTAATTGTATACCCAGAACTGACAGCTCATAGGTATTGTAAAGTGCCACTCAATAAGAATATTATCTTCCATATGCCAACCCAGTCCAGGAGTGGGTTGATTTCAGTGATTAGGCACACTTACTCACTTACTTACCCCATAACgataaaacacactgtgtgaaCCTATGTGTGTGAGCTGGTTGGAAACCACACAGAGCGTGTGtggatgagagacagagagagagaactgtgTCTGATATTGTTCTCTGCAATGGTGGGACAAATTAGAGCCAGACAGGCCAAGGAACAAGACCGAAAACAACATCTCCCACAGACGGACCACAGCGTGGGCCTTGGGGGAGGGCCGAGAGAAGGGAGTGATACACATATGGATTAGAGAGAAGTATAGAAAAGGAGACACATGTTACTGATATAGCCACCAATGATTGCTTTGAATTTAAAGCAGCAGATTTAGGCTTTTGAAGTCTTGTTTGGTGGTTGGGAATAGACAGAGTTATCATATTAAATCAGTCGAGCTGATTATTGGGTTAGAGTTAGGTTGCAGTGTTCAGTTATGTTGTCTTGTACTGTGTTaggttgttgttgtgttttcttgtgaaaatgtgttgcagaagaaaaatgaagataGTAGGGCATGTAACCTGTTCATCCACACATAACCAATCTGTCtggttgtgttttcatgcaGGTCTCCAACAGGCGTTTGACAAGGACTGGGAGGCTGGTCGCATCACCCTCAACAACTACAAGAATGGCTCTGATGACAGTGTCTTAGCGTACAAGCTTTTGGTGCAGACTGGACGCAGGGACAAGCCCATCAACTTCAACCAGGTGTGTTCAGGACATAAGCCATCATCAGTCTACCGTAGCAGGTAGACTTGAGAGATAATGTGAGATCCCAGTGTCAAAATCTCTGTTGTCCTTTGTCCTTTTTATatgtgattctttttttttctctccctctctgtcctaATCTTTTCTTTGTGATGACTTTACCGAGTCTAGGAATTTAAAGGTCTCAATGGGGCTACAGCCTATCTCTGAAAAACCTATTAGCTCGATTCAACCATTTGTCCCATGTGgtagttctgtgtgtgtgatgcagatATATGCAGGACCTTGACAGTTAGATGTGTCTCTTTAGCACAAAGCCTTTTACTCTAA
This genomic window contains:
- the ptch1 gene encoding protein patched homolog 1 isoform X2, which encodes MASAANAPSEQENRDPDRPRVTRRNRGDYARNTPLDLEYLQRPSYCDAGFALEQISEGKATGRKAPLWLRAKFQRLLFRLGCYIQKNCGKFLVVGLMIFGAFAVGLRAANLETDVEKLWVEVGGRVNQELRYTRQKIGEEAMFNPQLMIQTPREEGANVLTVEALLQHLESAIRASRVHVYLYNRQWKLEHLCYKSGELVTETHYMNQIIEKLHPCLIITPLDCFWEGAKLQSGMVYLPGKDPLQWTNFDPKEFLEDLRRAHFPVEAFEDMLEKADVGHGYMDRPCLNPADPDCPLTAPNKNSTKPFDVARALSGGCHGLSRKYMHWQEELIVGGTTKNGSGPLLSAQALQTMFQLMTPKQMFEHFRGYEEVSHINWNEEKAAAILEAWQRRYSEAVLQSVTVNSSQKVLSFTTTTLEDILKSFSDISVIRVASGYLLMLAYACLTMLRWDCAKSQGAVGLAGVLLVTLSVAAGLGLCSLLGISFNAATTQVLPFLALGVGVDDVFLLAHAFSETGQNKRIPFEDRTGECLKRTGASVALTSISNVTAFFMAALIPIPALRAFSLQAAVVVVFNFAMVLLIFPAILSMDLYRREDRRFDIFCCFYSPCANRVIQIEPQAYLDGIDGSRYSPPPSYRTSPPPSYCTPPPSYSNPPPSYSSHCFAQQTQITMQSTVQLRTEYDPRTQAFYTTAEPRSQISVQPINPAPSRSNPNNDCYSSNPSASRSSSSSNHGNLNNNNCGSQSNGGSRGSATFSHHHSAPPPVVQTSSVSSVPPGDAASSTGQSPENSSTRDLLSHFGEASLGLRCLEPPCTRWTLASFAEKHYAPFLLQPTTKLVVIVLFLCLLGVSLYGTTQVRDGLELTDIVPRETSEYDFIGAQFKFFSFYNMYVVTQRADYAQNQPLLHQLHQRFHTVRYVLKEDNGQLPRMWLQYFRDWLQGLQQAFDKDWEAGRITLNNYKNGSDDSVLAYKLLVQTGRRDKPINFNQLTRQRLVDADGIINPGAFYIYLTAWVSNDPVAYAASQANIRPHPPEWLHDRTDSMPETRLSIPAAEPIEYAQFPFYLNGLRETPQFVEAIESVRAICSNYSRQGLPSYPNGYPFLFWEQYVTLRHWLLLSISVVLACTFLVCALFLLNPWTAGIIALTRPPAPLHSGGGDHMVIVQALLARSRDKLWRGVKFSHLLCPRPHRHQP